From Draconibacterium halophilum, one genomic window encodes:
- a CDS encoding family 65 glycosyl hydrolase domain-containing protein produces MWFQLLKNGKKVNTDITNGEREKYVEASQNVSVERGDEIVVEKFSSTVSSLNYAKEDLPQKAKEAVDLAVEAGFDALFENHKNCWLQKWETSDIKIEGDVAAQQGIRFNIFQLNQTYSGEDERLNIGPKGFTGEKYGGVTYWDTEAYCLPFYLSTAPQKVSRNLLIYRRKHLEKAIENAEKLGFKNGAALYPMVTINGEECHNEWEITFEEIHRNGAIAYAIYDYVNYTGDKEYLAPMGFEVLLGISRFWSQRVNWSANKEKYVMLGVTGPNEYENNVNNNFHTSYMAVWTLKYTLEVIEYLKKEIPFLFEELVKKWKFNELQETARWTDIIDKMYYPRDEKRGIYLQQDGFLDKDLTPVAELPAEDLPINQNWSWDKILRAPYIKQADTLQSLYLFQENFSIEELKRHFDFYEPLTVHESSLSPCVHSILAAKIGYQDKAYEMYLRTSRLDLDDYNNDTDDGLHITSMGGTWMSFVMAFGGMRVVNNKLTFNPFLPESWKSYGFRIDFGGAHLEVKKQRELFLIVNHSDVVVSATVWGTEHKIAGNSTLEIKK; encoded by the coding sequence ATGTGGTTTCAACTGTTAAAAAATGGAAAAAAAGTAAACACAGATATCACGAACGGGGAAAGGGAGAAGTATGTCGAGGCATCTCAAAATGTCTCGGTAGAGAGAGGTGATGAAATAGTTGTTGAGAAATTCTCTTCAACTGTTTCTTCCCTTAATTATGCCAAAGAAGATTTACCCCAAAAAGCCAAAGAAGCAGTTGACCTAGCTGTTGAAGCCGGTTTCGATGCCCTATTTGAAAATCATAAAAACTGTTGGTTACAGAAATGGGAAACCAGCGATATAAAAATTGAAGGCGATGTTGCGGCCCAGCAGGGAATTCGCTTCAATATCTTTCAGCTCAATCAAACCTACTCGGGCGAAGATGAGCGGCTGAATATCGGGCCTAAAGGATTTACCGGCGAAAAATATGGCGGTGTAACCTATTGGGATACCGAGGCTTATTGTTTGCCTTTTTACCTGAGTACAGCACCGCAAAAAGTTTCGCGGAACCTTTTGATTTACCGTCGTAAACATTTGGAAAAAGCCATTGAAAATGCAGAAAAACTTGGCTTTAAAAATGGTGCAGCATTGTACCCGATGGTAACCATTAATGGCGAAGAATGCCACAACGAGTGGGAAATTACTTTTGAAGAAATTCACCGAAATGGTGCCATTGCCTATGCCATTTACGATTATGTGAATTACACCGGCGATAAGGAATATCTGGCGCCGATGGGCTTTGAGGTGTTGCTGGGCATTAGTCGTTTCTGGAGCCAGCGCGTAAACTGGTCGGCCAACAAAGAAAAGTATGTCATGCTGGGTGTTACCGGGCCAAACGAATACGAGAATAACGTAAACAATAATTTCCATACCAGTTACATGGCTGTGTGGACATTAAAATATACGCTTGAAGTAATTGAATACCTGAAAAAGGAAATACCGTTCTTGTTTGAAGAATTGGTGAAAAAATGGAAATTCAACGAATTACAGGAAACAGCACGCTGGACGGACATCATTGATAAAATGTATTATCCGAGAGATGAGAAGCGGGGAATATACTTGCAGCAGGATGGTTTTCTGGACAAAGATTTAACGCCGGTTGCAGAACTTCCGGCAGAGGACTTGCCAATTAACCAGAACTGGTCGTGGGATAAAATTCTACGTGCTCCATATATTAAACAGGCCGATACTTTACAGAGTTTATACCTTTTTCAGGAAAACTTTTCCATAGAAGAATTGAAACGGCATTTTGATTTTTATGAGCCATTAACTGTTCACGAATCGTCGTTGTCGCCATGTGTTCACTCAATTCTGGCTGCAAAAATCGGTTACCAGGACAAAGCCTACGAAATGTATTTGCGCACTTCGCGCCTCGATTTGGATGATTACAATAACGACACCGATGACGGTCTGCACATTACCAGCATGGGTGGAACATGGATGTCGTTTGTAATGGCATTTGGCGGAATGCGTGTGGTAAATAATAAGCTGACATTTAATCCATTCCTGCCCGAATCGTGGAAATCGTATGGTTTCCGAATCGACTTTGGTGGGGCACATTTGGAGGTGAAGAAACAGCGTGAGTTGTTCTTAATAGTAAATCATTCAGATGTTGTTGTTTCTGCAACAGTTTGGGGAACCGAACACAAAATTGCCGGAAACTCAACCCTTGAAATTAAAAAGTAA
- a CDS encoding SusC/RagA family TonB-linked outer membrane protein, which produces MSSEGVSGMRNPLNMIHPSDIETMTVLKDASATAIYGSRASNGVILITTKKGRKGAGLKLSYNGFSSYSTPSGKVDILSTDDFRQTIIDQNGAGSNAASLMGGSDTDWQDVVFDPAVSHDHNFSVTGNIKDIPFRASVGYSDQNGILKKSSMERWTGTVGFNPSFFDDHLKMNLNFKGMLIDNDFSNQGAIGTAVSFDPTQSIYVNSNRYGGYFTWLQPNGNPNTLAPTNPLAMIMMHDDTSTAKRAVTNAQFDYNFHFLPELKATLNLGYEYTDSEGTTIDDDDAPWTIGNGGGYYGEYSQEKKNKLLDFYLTYDKELESIESNISLMGGYSWQHFWSENYNFARSGITNETIDPQNWDPTEYYLVSFFGRMNYSFKNRYLLTLTVRQDGTSRFSPDTRWGLFPSAAFAWRIKQEEFLKNSTVVSDLKLRLGYGITGQQNIGSGDYPYLARYTYSQENARYQFGDQYYTTIRPEGYDSEIKWEETTTYNIGLDYGFMDDRITGTLDVYKRVTDDLLNFIPVPAGTNLTNMLLTNVGDLENRGVEFSILGRIISKQDLSWEVGFNATYNENEITKLTATQMSLEDYPGVETGGISGAVGNNIQIHSVGYPSNSFYVYEQVYDESGKPIQGLYVDRNDDGQITSEDKYRYEKSAPDWFMGFNSKLYYKNWDFGFSGRVSLGNYVYNNVWSSSGSLNNLYWSSNYLLNVNQNALTTGFENPEYFSDYYVKNASFLRLDNISLGHTFKNLNDDKMSLRLYGSVQNVFVVSDYEGLDPEVGNGIDNNIYPRPRVFMMGLSIDY; this is translated from the coding sequence ATTTCAAGCGAAGGAGTTTCCGGAATGCGGAACCCGCTGAATATGATTCACCCAAGCGATATTGAAACCATGACGGTTTTAAAAGATGCATCGGCAACTGCTATTTACGGTTCGCGCGCGTCAAACGGTGTTATTTTAATAACCACTAAAAAAGGCCGCAAAGGTGCCGGTTTAAAACTGAGCTACAACGGCTTTAGTTCGTACAGCACACCATCCGGAAAGGTTGATATTCTGTCAACGGACGATTTCAGACAAACAATTATCGACCAAAACGGAGCAGGCTCTAACGCAGCCAGCCTTATGGGTGGTTCTGATACCGACTGGCAAGATGTTGTTTTTGATCCGGCAGTTAGCCACGACCACAATTTTAGTGTTACCGGTAATATTAAAGATATTCCATTCCGTGCTTCGGTTGGTTATTCCGACCAAAACGGTATTCTGAAAAAATCGAGCATGGAACGCTGGACCGGAACGGTTGGTTTTAACCCCAGCTTTTTCGATGATCATTTAAAAATGAACCTGAATTTTAAAGGAATGTTGATCGACAACGATTTCTCAAATCAGGGCGCCATTGGAACAGCAGTAAGTTTCGATCCAACTCAATCGATTTATGTGAACAGCAACCGTTACGGTGGTTATTTCACGTGGTTGCAACCAAACGGAAATCCAAATACGCTGGCACCAACCAACCCGCTCGCAATGATTATGATGCACGACGACACTTCTACTGCAAAAAGAGCGGTTACCAACGCACAATTCGATTATAATTTCCACTTTCTGCCCGAATTAAAAGCTACACTAAACCTGGGTTACGAGTATACCGACTCGGAAGGAACAACCATCGACGACGACGATGCTCCGTGGACAATTGGTAACGGTGGCGGTTATTACGGAGAGTACTCACAGGAAAAGAAAAATAAATTGCTTGATTTTTACCTCACTTACGACAAAGAACTTGAGTCGATTGAAAGCAACATTAGCCTTATGGGTGGTTACTCGTGGCAACATTTTTGGAGCGAAAACTACAACTTCGCCAGAAGTGGAATTACCAACGAAACAATCGATCCTCAAAACTGGGATCCAACAGAATATTACCTGGTATCGTTCTTCGGTCGTATGAACTATTCATTTAAAAACCGCTATTTACTAACGTTAACTGTTCGTCAGGACGGAACTTCACGATTCTCACCTGATACTCGCTGGGGACTTTTCCCATCGGCAGCTTTTGCATGGCGAATTAAACAAGAAGAGTTTTTGAAAAACAGCACTGTAGTTTCTGATCTTAAATTACGTTTGGGTTACGGTATTACCGGTCAACAAAACATTGGTAGTGGCGATTACCCCTATTTAGCGCGCTATACTTACAGTCAGGAAAATGCCCGTTACCAGTTTGGCGATCAGTATTACACTACAATTCGCCCTGAAGGTTACGACTCTGAAATTAAGTGGGAAGAAACCACTACCTATAACATTGGTTTAGATTATGGTTTTATGGATGACCGTATCACCGGTACACTCGATGTGTACAAACGCGTTACCGACGACTTGCTGAACTTTATTCCTGTTCCGGCTGGTACCAACCTAACTAATATGTTGCTAACTAACGTTGGCGACCTTGAAAACCGAGGTGTTGAGTTCTCAATTCTGGGACGTATCATTTCGAAACAAGACCTTTCGTGGGAAGTTGGTTTTAACGCCACTTACAACGAAAACGAAATTACCAAACTTACTGCAACACAAATGTCTCTGGAAGACTATCCGGGTGTAGAAACAGGAGGTATATCCGGTGCTGTTGGTAACAACATTCAAATCCACTCGGTAGGTTATCCTTCTAACTCGTTCTATGTATACGAACAGGTGTACGACGAAAGCGGAAAACCAATTCAAGGACTTTATGTTGACAGAAATGATGACGGACAAATTACCAGCGAAGACAAGTACCGTTACGAAAAATCGGCTCCGGACTGGTTTATGGGCTTCAACTCTAAACTATACTATAAAAACTGGGACTTCGGATTTTCCGGACGTGTCAGTCTGGGCAACTATGTTTACAACAATGTTTGGTCATCAAGCGGTTCGTTAAATAACTTGTACTGGTCGTCGAATTATCTGTTAAATGTAAACCAAAATGCACTTACAACAGGATTCGAAAATCCTGAATATTTTTCTGATTACTACGTTAAAAATGCGTCGTTCCTGCGTTTAGATAATATTTCGCTGGGACACACATTTAAAAATCTGAATGACGACAAAATGAGCCTTCGTTTATACGGTTCGGTTCAAAACGTATTTGTAGTTTCAGATTACGAAGGTCTTGATCCAGAGGTTGGTAATGGAATTGACAACAACATTTATCCACGTCCACGCGTGTTTATGATGGGCTTAAGCATTGATTATTAA
- a CDS encoding MFS transporter — protein sequence MRKKPRLSFWQIWNMSFGFLGIQFGFALQNANVSRIFETLGANVEDIPILWIAAPVTGLIIQPIIGHMSDKTWNRLGRRRPYFLFGAIFASLALFLMPNSPALWVAAGTLWIMDASINVSMEPFRAFVGDMLPNEQRTMGFAMQSFFIGTGAVVGSVLPYAMTNWLNIANTAPEGVIPPSVQWSFYIGGVIFFLAILWTIITTKEYKPEELNEFEESERQTTNKEEVLNEEEVVSNRFAKTGGILGLLGLLIVVVTRLMELEKELYILGGILFLFFLLMMMAAWLKSQRKDKNALVEIFSDLLRMPVTMKQLALVQFFTWVGLFSLWIYSVSGITSHIYGTTNPQSQLYNDGADWVTILFGVYNGVAALMAFALPVVAKYTNRKFTHFISLIIGGVGLASIYLFNDPTWLILPMIGVGIAWASILSMPYAILTGSLPSNKMGVYMGIFNFFIVIPQILAATILGFMVKDLFGGESIIALVFGGVSMVIAAVLVLFVKDVATEN from the coding sequence ATGCGCAAAAAACCTAGGTTAAGTTTTTGGCAGATCTGGAATATGAGTTTTGGTTTTCTGGGTATCCAGTTTGGATTTGCCTTGCAGAATGCCAATGTAAGCCGGATTTTCGAAACACTTGGGGCCAATGTCGAGGACATTCCGATTTTGTGGATCGCTGCTCCTGTTACGGGCTTAATTATTCAGCCTATTATCGGTCACATGAGCGATAAAACCTGGAACCGACTCGGACGAAGAAGGCCCTATTTTTTGTTTGGAGCGATTTTCGCTTCGCTTGCACTCTTCCTAATGCCAAACTCGCCTGCCTTGTGGGTGGCTGCCGGTACACTCTGGATCATGGATGCTTCCATTAACGTTTCAATGGAGCCGTTTCGTGCTTTTGTTGGCGACATGTTGCCCAACGAACAACGTACCATGGGTTTTGCCATGCAAAGCTTTTTTATTGGTACCGGGGCTGTTGTAGGATCTGTACTGCCGTATGCAATGACCAACTGGTTGAACATTGCAAATACTGCCCCCGAGGGAGTGATTCCTCCATCCGTGCAATGGTCTTTTTACATTGGTGGTGTCATCTTCTTTCTGGCTATTCTCTGGACCATTATTACAACCAAAGAATATAAGCCCGAAGAATTGAACGAGTTTGAAGAAAGCGAAAGACAAACAACCAACAAGGAGGAAGTACTAAATGAAGAAGAAGTGGTAAGCAACCGCTTTGCCAAAACTGGAGGAATACTCGGTTTGCTCGGTTTACTGATCGTAGTAGTTACACGGCTGATGGAGTTGGAAAAAGAACTGTACATTCTTGGAGGTATTCTTTTTCTTTTCTTTTTGTTGATGATGATGGCTGCATGGCTAAAATCACAAAGAAAGGATAAGAATGCCTTGGTTGAAATATTTAGCGATTTGTTACGTATGCCAGTCACCATGAAACAACTGGCACTGGTGCAGTTTTTTACCTGGGTTGGTTTATTCTCGCTGTGGATTTATTCCGTGTCGGGAATTACCAGTCACATATACGGCACCACCAATCCGCAATCGCAATTATACAACGACGGTGCCGACTGGGTTACCATTCTTTTTGGCGTTTATAACGGAGTTGCTGCGCTAATGGCATTTGCTTTACCGGTTGTTGCAAAATATACCAATCGAAAATTCACACACTTCATTAGTTTAATAATCGGTGGTGTAGGGCTGGCTTCTATTTACCTGTTTAACGATCCAACCTGGCTGATACTTCCAATGATCGGTGTTGGCATTGCCTGGGCAAGTATCCTTTCTATGCCTTATGCCATTCTTACCGGATCGTTGCCATCGAACAAAATGGGCGTTTACATGGGCATTTTCAATTTCTTTATTGTAATACCGCAAATTCTGGCGGCTACAATTCTTGGGTTCATGGTAAAAGATCTGTTTGGTGGAGAGTCGATTATAGCACTCGTTTTTGGTGGAGTTTCAATGGTAATAGCAGCTGTGCTCGTACTTTTTGTGAAAGACGTTGCAACAGAAAATTAA
- a CDS encoding carboxypeptidase-like regulatory domain-containing protein, with amino-acid sequence MRIIRKNLKVVLFLFAMLSVSLGYAQVKTVTGTVSDAGSGEPLPGVTIVVKGTTQGTITDFDGNYSIDVEEAQTIVFSYIGYNEQEVTIGASNQVNVQLEQSMENLDEVVVIGYGQVKKEDATGSVSAVSSEDFNQGAITSPQELVTGKIAGVQITNSGGAPGEGSTIRIRGVLHYQQVTTH; translated from the coding sequence ATGAGGATTATTCGTAAAAACCTTAAAGTAGTCTTGTTTTTATTTGCTATGCTAAGCGTTAGTCTTGGTTATGCGCAGGTAAAAACAGTTACAGGTACTGTTAGCGATGCCGGTAGTGGCGAGCCTTTACCTGGTGTTACCATTGTAGTTAAAGGAACTACACAAGGAACAATTACTGATTTTGACGGAAATTACAGCATTGATGTTGAGGAAGCACAAACAATTGTGTTTTCATACATTGGCTATAATGAACAAGAAGTAACAATTGGAGCCTCAAACCAAGTAAATGTTCAGTTGGAACAATCGATGGAAAACCTCGATGAGGTTGTTGTAATCGGTTATGGTCAGGTAAAAAAAGAAGATGCTACCGGTTCGGTATCGGCAGTAAGTTCTGAAGACTTTAACCAGGGAGCAATTACTTCTCCACAAGAGTTGGTAACCGGTAAAATTGCCGGTGTACAAATTACCAATAGCGGTGGTGCTCCGGGAGAAGGTTCTACAATTCGTATCCGCGGGGTTCTTCACTATCAGCAAGTAACGACCCATTAA
- a CDS encoding LacI family DNA-binding transcriptional regulator, whose product MALIIGQRRKEGYLKALNDAGIPVDEDLIIEADSFEKARMAIMKLINQKKKFDGVFATNDLTAIGAMQTIQKKGYKIPDEIAIVGFSDGRFSGITVPTLTSVDQHGYEMGTMATEMLLRRITSEDDEYPAETKVLNADLIIRGSSII is encoded by the coding sequence ATGGCGCTTATAATTGGGCAAAGAAGAAAAGAAGGTTACCTAAAAGCGTTAAACGATGCCGGAATTCCTGTTGATGAAGATTTGATTATTGAAGCCGACTCGTTTGAAAAAGCCCGAATGGCCATAATGAAGCTCATTAATCAAAAGAAAAAATTTGATGGTGTGTTTGCTACCAACGATTTGACCGCCATTGGAGCCATGCAAACCATTCAGAAAAAAGGCTACAAAATACCTGATGAGATTGCGATTGTTGGCTTTTCCGATGGACGTTTCTCCGGAATTACTGTTCCAACGCTAACTTCTGTCGATCAACATGGTTACGAAATGGGAACTATGGCTACCGAAATGCTACTTCGGCGAATAACATCAGAAGATGATGAATATCCGGCTGAAACCAAAGTGCTGAATGCCGATTTGATTATTCGTGGATCATCCATAATATAA
- a CDS encoding LacI family DNA-binding transcriptional regulator, translated as MKSGLVTIKDLARELNISPSTVSRALKDHPDISKETKRAVQELAQKLNYQPNAVALSLKQRRSNTIGVIIPEIVHYFFSSVISGIEDVAYDAGFNVIICQSNERYEREVANAKTLLSSRVDGVLISISKETTDYKHLYNFNRNEVPMVFYDRVVPGIAADQVIIDDFDAAYKATCHLIDSGRTRIAHLGGQWRL; from the coding sequence ATGAAAAGCGGACTAGTAACCATAAAAGACTTGGCTCGTGAACTTAATATTTCGCCGTCGACAGTGTCGCGCGCGTTAAAAGACCACCCCGATATCAGCAAAGAAACCAAGCGTGCGGTGCAGGAATTGGCCCAAAAGCTGAACTACCAGCCCAATGCAGTGGCACTTAGTTTAAAACAACGGCGCAGCAATACCATTGGTGTTATTATTCCCGAAATTGTACACTATTTCTTTTCATCGGTTATTAGCGGAATTGAAGATGTTGCCTACGATGCAGGTTTTAATGTAATTATTTGTCAGAGTAACGAGCGGTACGAGCGCGAGGTAGCCAATGCAAAAACTTTATTATCGAGCCGGGTAGATGGTGTTTTGATATCCATTTCGAAAGAAACCACAGATTACAAACATTTATATAATTTCAACCGCAACGAAGTACCCATGGTATTTTACGATCGCGTTGTTCCCGGCATTGCTGCCGACCAGGTTATTATCGACGATTTTGATGCGGCGTACAAAGCAACCTGTCATTTAATTGATAGCGGGCGAACTCGAATTGCACACCTTGGGGGCCAATGGCGCTTATAA
- a CDS encoding RagB/SusD family nutrient uptake outer membrane protein has product MIIKKFKYISIIVLAAMFAITSCTNDLDTVPIDEDVVTSESVYENPANYINVLSKLYAGLAVSGQQGPSGNNDLSGLDEGFGQYLRAYWYAQELPTDEAVIGWNDATLRDFHDIDWSADDGFITNLYYRIFYQVSLCNEFIRETTADKLDGRGIDGSIRTDIELYRAEARFLRALSYYHAVDLFGSVPFVTEEDNVGAFFPEQISRTELFSYVESELLAVESELAAAGSAEYGRADQATVWMVLAKMYLNAEVYTGTARYSDALDYSEKVINAGYSIDPDYTHMFLADNHTSNETIFPIIQDGTNIRTWGGTTFLVHAPVGGTMDPAAFGIDGGWSGLRTTKEFVGKFLDLETLAPKLKSANATADYPVIYVPGGYQVAAGYSEGDWSPDVAPTLGSINSDDNYEGYIYFADAAEFKFTAGPNWDLNWGDDGADGSLEPNGANLSVAEAGYYKINVNTVDLTYSIMKTDWGIIGSATAGGWDSDQNMEFDAETKTWNAEIDLAAGEIKFRANDGWDLNYGDDDVDGILEAGASNIAIAEGGSYKISMKLESPDYTYTVEKFSSDGRALFFTDGQNLEINNLFEFTDGYAITKWRNITSTGETGSDLTHPDTDFPMFRLADAYLMYAEAVVRGGGGSMSTALSYVNELRERAYGDDYGNMTEADLTLDFILDERARELYWEGHRRTDLIRFGKFTGSDYVWAWKGAEKDGIGVDEKYKLFPLPSSDVSANPNLTQTTGY; this is encoded by the coding sequence ATGATAATAAAGAAATTTAAATATATAAGCATCATCGTACTTGCAGCAATGTTTGCAATTACGTCATGTACCAACGATTTGGACACCGTGCCGATCGATGAAGATGTGGTTACCTCGGAAAGCGTTTACGAAAATCCGGCGAACTACATCAATGTTCTTTCAAAACTTTATGCAGGTTTGGCAGTTAGTGGCCAGCAAGGACCAAGCGGAAACAACGACCTTAGTGGTTTGGATGAAGGTTTCGGTCAGTACCTGCGTGCCTACTGGTATGCACAGGAACTTCCAACCGATGAAGCAGTTATTGGATGGAACGATGCAACTCTGAGAGACTTCCACGATATAGACTGGTCGGCCGACGACGGTTTTATTACCAACCTGTATTACCGAATTTTTTACCAGGTATCGTTGTGTAACGAGTTTATTCGCGAAACAACTGCCGACAAACTGGACGGACGTGGAATTGACGGTTCTATCCGTACTGATATTGAATTGTATCGCGCAGAGGCTCGTTTTCTGCGTGCATTAAGTTACTACCACGCTGTTGACTTATTTGGCAGTGTACCTTTTGTTACTGAAGAAGACAATGTTGGCGCATTCTTCCCGGAACAAATTTCAAGAACTGAACTGTTTAGCTATGTTGAGTCGGAATTATTGGCTGTTGAAAGCGAACTTGCGGCAGCAGGAAGTGCAGAATACGGAAGAGCCGACCAGGCAACTGTTTGGATGGTTTTGGCAAAAATGTACCTTAATGCTGAAGTTTATACCGGAACAGCAAGATACAGCGATGCACTCGACTACTCAGAAAAAGTAATTAATGCAGGCTATTCTATTGATCCTGATTATACACACATGTTCCTTGCCGATAACCACACATCAAACGAAACAATATTCCCGATCATTCAGGATGGAACCAACATTCGTACCTGGGGTGGAACAACTTTCCTTGTTCATGCTCCTGTTGGCGGAACGATGGATCCTGCCGCATTTGGAATCGATGGTGGATGGAGTGGTTTAAGAACTACAAAGGAGTTTGTTGGAAAATTCTTAGATCTTGAAACTTTGGCACCAAAATTAAAAAGTGCAAATGCAACAGCTGATTATCCGGTAATTTATGTTCCGGGTGGTTACCAGGTTGCAGCAGGTTATAGCGAAGGCGACTGGTCGCCAGATGTAGCTCCAACACTTGGCTCGATTAATTCGGATGATAACTACGAAGGCTACATATATTTTGCCGATGCAGCAGAATTTAAATTCACTGCCGGACCAAACTGGGATCTAAACTGGGGAGACGACGGTGCTGATGGTTCATTGGAACCAAACGGTGCAAACCTTTCGGTTGCTGAGGCTGGTTACTACAAAATTAACGTAAATACAGTCGACCTGACTTACTCAATAATGAAAACCGACTGGGGAATTATTGGATCGGCAACTGCCGGTGGTTGGGATTCGGACCAAAACATGGAATTTGATGCCGAAACCAAAACATGGAATGCAGAGATAGATTTGGCAGCAGGTGAAATTAAATTCCGTGCCAACGATGGTTGGGATCTGAACTATGGTGATGACGATGTCGATGGTATTTTAGAAGCCGGAGCAAGCAATATTGCAATCGCAGAAGGTGGTAGCTACAAAATTTCCATGAAACTGGAATCACCGGATTATACTTACACCGTTGAGAAATTCAGTTCTGATGGTCGTGCCTTATTCTTCACCGACGGGCAAAACCTGGAAATCAACAATTTGTTTGAATTTACAGATGGTTATGCAATTACAAAATGGCGTAACATCACTTCAACAGGCGAAACCGGATCAGACTTAACACATCCTGATACTGATTTCCCAATGTTCCGTTTGGCTGATGCTTACCTGATGTATGCCGAGGCAGTTGTACGCGGCGGTGGCGGAAGTATGAGCACTGCGCTGTCGTATGTCAACGAACTACGCGAAAGAGCTTATGGCGACGACTATGGTAACATGACTGAAGCCGACCTTACGCTTGACTTTATTTTAGATGAACGTGCACGTGAATTGTACTGGGAAGGACACCGCAGAACCGATTTGATTCGATTTGGCAAATTCACCGGCTCAGATTACGTTTGGGCATGGAAAGG